In Fusarium verticillioides 7600 chromosome 4, whole genome shotgun sequence, the following proteins share a genomic window:
- a CDS encoding allantoicase has translation MTSIADEIEYKLDNVEVATIRPDDINKTFRSTCIDLISSGLGGRVLGYSDQWFCEASNLLNPRAPIAQPGKMVFTGAWYDGWETRRHNQEPFDYAIIKLGVASGTIEGVEIDTAFFNGNHAPAISVEGIFSQDDDKVVSWGGGRGEWETILGIQECGASQRFAWKLKTPSRKAYTHVRLNMYPDGGIARFRLYGHAVPVFPEDKDAIFDLAAAQNGGVAVSCSDEHFGTKDNLIIPGRGKDMSDGWETKRSRGKDHTDFAIIKLGAPGYIENWVVDTAHFRGNYPQKVSIEGCEWTGHGDPVADATAWRVFVPPSKTGPDQEHQFESEEKEKKALVTHVKLIMIPDGGVKRLRAFGKRAV, from the exons ATGACTTCCATTGCTGACGAAATCGAATACAAGCTCGACAACGTCGAGGTCGCAACGATTCGTCCAGACGACATTAACAAGACTTTCCGTTCAACATGCATTG ATCTTATCTCCAGTGGTCTCGGTGGCCGAGTCCTTGGCTACTCTGACCAATGGTTCTGTGAAGCGTCTAACCTGTTGAACCCCAGAGCTCCGATTGCTCAGCCAGGTAAGATGGTCTTCACAGGTGCTTGGTATGATGGTTGGGAGACTCGACGACACAATCAGGAGCCATTCGACTACGCCATAATCAAGTTGGGCGTCGCCTCCGGCACGATTGAAGGGGTCGAGATCGAtacagccttcttcaacggAAACCATGCTCCTGCTATCTCTGTTGAGGGTAtcttcagccaagatgacgaCAAAGTTGTTTCATGGggaggaggccgaggagaaTGGGAGACCATCCTCGGGATCCAGGAGTGTGGTGCTTCTCAGCGATTTGcctggaagctcaagactcCTAGCCGAAAGGCATACACACATGTGAGGCTCAACATGTACCCCGATGGCGGTATCGCACGATTCCGTCTCTATGGGCACGCCGTCCCTGTATTCCCTGAAGACAAGGATGCCATCTTCGATCTTGCTGCAGCTCAAAACGGCGGTGTTGCTGTGTCGTGCAGCGACGAACACTTTGGAACCAAGGACAATCTTATCATCCCTGGCCGAGGAAAGGATATGAGCGACGGTTGGGAGACAAAGCGATCACGAGGAAAGGATCATACAGACTTCGCCATCATTAAGCTCGGTGCCCCTGGATACATCGAGAATTGGGTTGTTGATACTGCGCACTTTAGAGGCAACTACCCTCAAAAGGTCTCAATTGAAGGTTGTGAGTGGACAGGCCATGGCGATCCTGTCGCAGATGCCACAGCCTGGAGAGTCTTTGTACCCCCTAGCAAGACGGGACCCGATCAGGAGCATCAGTTTGAgagtgaagagaaagagaagaaggccctgGTAACCCACGTAAAGCTTATCATGATTCCTGATGGTGGAGTGAAGCGACTGCGGGCATTTGGCAAGCGAGCAGTCTAG
- a CDS encoding allantoicase — protein sequence MDLGDSINPEAQPEEKPRTLPADLPRSLDDRRHVPNEHLITETEMYDGWQGQSQFLTTPAIAKPLNFGNLSLNDPEYEDDITKGPKDSDTRLMEMLAAQAAHQAAPAFENEDEVVNSESLSEAEKKEKLQKALNMAASNGDVDRIRKLLNGKAKDYIDLDAEDEDGTPPLIYASCFGHEPVVQALIDAGANVNKQDRNQWTALMWAMTNRHKGIAKLLLDNNASSDQKTSSGRTAFDFVPPDSEMSFYLHDNGYSIGSAGTDDFYRPGFSQDRFEEEMAENEMRRRLMMESARDLEVDLGNVGMDDQPEPVDEFEEEQQEFDWNRCLHDQMFVFQEHELERILDIVITNMTPQRSPTQKPVPANMIFLSARYAHYHSSPELLERLLVSAMDYINDVVERCQWDMTILAFWISNATLLLHYLKKDPGLFEATGEFQAQLAELINEIFILIVRDAERRLDKVLDVAMLEHETIPGFEDITFQNEWKLFKRKKEVKEEPLEKRFRPPSPKQRAKPAPRNVTSLLSSTLFVLDLYDIHSVITAQIISQLIYWIGAELFNRIMSNRKYLARTKAMQIRMNISILEDWARTNNRQAEHFEGGEMRSSGESTMDATRRHLAPVIQLLQWLQCFSSLNGDDMEALVITLQQLKRLSPQQLIHSANHYRPEVGEKGLPKSAMKYLINLQKEAVLKRERRRSGVPSPQKSGQDSTPVTPVKGRSNGNNLVTPGSTASPPEDDWDEDDDMPEHLLLDPALMLPFVLPSVTDMLVTYGAGLGGVNRERERKYIPTVPPEFLEKLEVSGGTRKGPMFGEADWENEEV from the exons ATGGATCTAGGGGACTCTATCAACCCCGAAGCACAGCCTGAGGAAAAGCCTCGCACTCTCCCTGCAGATCTACCCAGATCTCTCGATGACAGAAGGCATGTGCCAAATGAGCACCTGAtcaccgagaccgagatgTACGATGGCTGGCAAG GCCAGTCCCAGTTCCTCACAACACCAGCTATAGCAAAGCCTCTTAACTTTGGCAACCTATCGCTAAACGACCCCGAATACGAGGATGACATTACCAAAGGACCCAAAGACAGCGACACGCGATTAATGGAAATGCTGGCCGCCCAGGCAGCGCACCAAGCAGCTCCTGCTTTCGAGAACGaagatgaggttgtgaaTAGTGAAAGCTTGTCcgaggcggagaagaaggagaaattACAAAAGGCACTCAACATGGCTGCAAGTAACGGCGATGTCGACAGAATTCGAAAGCTTCTCAATGGAAAGGCAAAAGACTACATTGATTTGGACgctgaagacgaggatgggACACCGCCCCTTATCTATGCTAGCTGCTTT GGCCATGAACCTGTTGTCCAAGCATTGATCGATGCAGGTGCCAACGTAAACAAACAAGACCGCAATCAATGGACAGCTCTAATGTGGGCCATGACAAATCGACACAAGGGTATTGCTAAACTACTCCTCGATAATAATGCCTCCTCCGACCAAAAGACATCATCGGGACGAACAGCATTCGACTTTGTCCCCCCGGATAGCGAGATGTCGTTCTATCTCCACGATAATGGCTACAGTATTGGAAGCGCCGGAACAGATGACTTTTACCGACCTGGGTTCTCCCAGGATAGAttcgaagaagagatggctgagaatgagatgcggagaagactgatgatggagagtgCTCGTGATCTCGAGGTTGACTTGGGAAACGTGGGTATGGATGATCAACCCGAG CCtgtcgatgagtttgaggaagagcaacAAGAATTCGACTGGAATCGCTGCTTACATGATCAAATGTTTGTTTTTCAAGAACACGAACTTGAACgcatccttgatatcgttATTACCAATATGACGCCTCAGAGATCACCGACACAGAAACCGGTGCCAGCCAACATGATATTTCTTAGCGCACGATATGCGCATTACCACTCAAGCCCCGAACTTCTGGAGCGACTCTTGGTGTCAGCTATGGATTAcatcaatgatgttgttgagaggtGTCAATGGGATATGACTATTCTAGCATTTTGGATCTCAAACGCCACCCTACTGCTTCACTATCTAAAGAAAGACCCTGGGCTCTTTGAGGCAACGGGCGAGTTCCAGGCGCAGCTGGCTGAATTGATAAATGAGATCTTTATTCTCATTGTACGAGATGCTGAGCGACGTCTGGACAAGGTCTTGGACGTAGCCATGCTGGAACACGAGACTATTCCCGGATTCGAGGATATCACTTTCCAAAATGAGTGGAAGCTCTTTAAGCGAAAGAAAGAAGTCAAAGAGGAGCCACTAGAAAAGCGATTCAGACCACCATCACCGAAGCAGCGAGCAAAGCCAGCCCCCCGAAACGTCACCTCACTTCTCTCCTCTACTCTATTTGTACTCGACCTTTACGATATCCACTCCGTGATCACTGCGCAAATCATTTCCCAGCTTATTTACTGGATTGGAGCAGAGCTCTTCAACCGCATTATGTCAAATCGAAAGTACCTGGCAAGAACGAAGGCCATGCAGATTCGCATGAATATCTCAATCCTAGAAGATTGGGCTCGGACGAATAACAGACAGGCAGAGCACTTTGAAGGAGGTGAAATGCGCTCTTCTGGGGAATCAACAATGGATGCTACTCGAAGACATCTGGCACCCGTAATCCAGCTACTCCAATGGCTCCAGTGCTTTTCATCACTTAATGGAGATGATATGGAGGCTCTGGTTATCACACTACAGCAGCTCAAGAGACTGAGTCCCCAGCAACTTATCCACTCAGCCAACCACTACAGGCCAGAAGTGGGCGAGAAGGGATTACCAAAAAGTGCTATGAAATACTTGATTAATCTACAGAAAGAGGCGGTGCTCAAGCGAGAGAGACGGCGGAGTGGTGTACCTTCACCACAAAAGTCGGGCCAAGACAGCACACCAGTGACACCGGTAAAGGGCCGGTCAAACGGGAATAATCTCGTCACTCCTGGAAGTACTGCCAGTCCTCCAGAGGATGATTgggacgaagatgatgacatgCCAGAGCATCTGCTGCTGGATCCCGCCCTGATGTTGCCTTTCGTGCTCCCGTCGGTAACTGACATGCTTGTAACTTACGGCGCTGGACTCGGTGGAGTCAACCGTGAGCGAGAGCGCAAGTATATCCCCACGGTGCCACCGGAgtttcttgagaagttggaggtGAGCGGCGGAACTAGAAAGGGACCCATGTTCGGCGAAGCAGATTGggagaatgaagaagtttga
- a CDS encoding allantoicase, with amino-acid sequence MWAMTNRHKGIAKLLLDNNASSDQKTSSGRTAFDFVPPDSEMSFYLHDNGYSIGSAGTDDFYRPGFSQDRFEEEMAENEMRRRLMMESARDLEVDLGNVGMDDQPEPVDEFEEEQQEFDWNRCLHDQMFVFQEHELERILDIVITNMTPQRSPTQKPVPANMIFLSARYAHYHSSPELLERLLVSAMDYINDVVERCQWDMTILAFWISNATLLLHYLKKDPGLFEATGEFQAQLAELINEIFILIVRDAERRLDKVLDVAMLEHETIPGFEDITFQNEWKLFKRKKEVKEEPLEKRFRPPSPKQRAKPAPRNVTSLLSSTLFVLDLYDIHSVITAQIISQLIYWIGAELFNRIMSNRKYLARTKAMQIRMNISILEDWARTNNRQAEHFEGGEMRSSGESTMDATRRHLAPVIQLLQWLQCFSSLNGDDMEALVITLQQLKRLSPQQLIHSANHYRPEVGEKGLPKSAMKYLINLQKEAVLKRERRRSGVPSPQKSGQDSTPVTPVKGRSNGNNLVTPGSTASPPEDDWDEDDDMPEHLLLDPALMLPFVLPSVTDMLVTYGAGLGGVNRERERKYIPTVPPEFLEKLEVSGGTRKGPMFGEADWENEEV; translated from the exons ATGTGGGCCATGACAAATCGACACAAGGGTATTGCTAAACTACTCCTCGATAATAATGCCTCCTCCGACCAAAAGACATCATCGGGACGAACAGCATTCGACTTTGTCCCCCCGGATAGCGAGATGTCGTTCTATCTCCACGATAATGGCTACAGTATTGGAAGCGCCGGAACAGATGACTTTTACCGACCTGGGTTCTCCCAGGATAGAttcgaagaagagatggctgagaatgagatgcggagaagactgatgatggagagtgCTCGTGATCTCGAGGTTGACTTGGGAAACGTGGGTATGGATGATCAACCCGAG CCtgtcgatgagtttgaggaagagcaacAAGAATTCGACTGGAATCGCTGCTTACATGATCAAATGTTTGTTTTTCAAGAACACGAACTTGAACgcatccttgatatcgttATTACCAATATGACGCCTCAGAGATCACCGACACAGAAACCGGTGCCAGCCAACATGATATTTCTTAGCGCACGATATGCGCATTACCACTCAAGCCCCGAACTTCTGGAGCGACTCTTGGTGTCAGCTATGGATTAcatcaatgatgttgttgagaggtGTCAATGGGATATGACTATTCTAGCATTTTGGATCTCAAACGCCACCCTACTGCTTCACTATCTAAAGAAAGACCCTGGGCTCTTTGAGGCAACGGGCGAGTTCCAGGCGCAGCTGGCTGAATTGATAAATGAGATCTTTATTCTCATTGTACGAGATGCTGAGCGACGTCTGGACAAGGTCTTGGACGTAGCCATGCTGGAACACGAGACTATTCCCGGATTCGAGGATATCACTTTCCAAAATGAGTGGAAGCTCTTTAAGCGAAAGAAAGAAGTCAAAGAGGAGCCACTAGAAAAGCGATTCAGACCACCATCACCGAAGCAGCGAGCAAAGCCAGCCCCCCGAAACGTCACCTCACTTCTCTCCTCTACTCTATTTGTACTCGACCTTTACGATATCCACTCCGTGATCACTGCGCAAATCATTTCCCAGCTTATTTACTGGATTGGAGCAGAGCTCTTCAACCGCATTATGTCAAATCGAAAGTACCTGGCAAGAACGAAGGCCATGCAGATTCGCATGAATATCTCAATCCTAGAAGATTGGGCTCGGACGAATAACAGACAGGCAGAGCACTTTGAAGGAGGTGAAATGCGCTCTTCTGGGGAATCAACAATGGATGCTACTCGAAGACATCTGGCACCCGTAATCCAGCTACTCCAATGGCTCCAGTGCTTTTCATCACTTAATGGAGATGATATGGAGGCTCTGGTTATCACACTACAGCAGCTCAAGAGACTGAGTCCCCAGCAACTTATCCACTCAGCCAACCACTACAGGCCAGAAGTGGGCGAGAAGGGATTACCAAAAAGTGCTATGAAATACTTGATTAATCTACAGAAAGAGGCGGTGCTCAAGCGAGAGAGACGGCGGAGTGGTGTACCTTCACCACAAAAGTCGGGCCAAGACAGCACACCAGTGACACCGGTAAAGGGCCGGTCAAACGGGAATAATCTCGTCACTCCTGGAAGTACTGCCAGTCCTCCAGAGGATGATTgggacgaagatgatgacatgCCAGAGCATCTGCTGCTGGATCCCGCCCTGATGTTGCCTTTCGTGCTCCCGTCGGTAACTGACATGCTTGTAACTTACGGCGCTGGACTCGGTGGAGTCAACCGTGAGCGAGAGCGCAAGTATATCCCCACGGTGCCACCGGAgtttcttgagaagttggaggtGAGCGGCGGAACTAGAAAGGGACCCATGTTCGGCGAAGCAGATTGggagaatgaagaagtttga